A genomic window from Synechococcus sp. CBW1107 includes:
- a CDS encoding DDE-type integrase/transposase/recombinase yields MSTPNSFRFERVGHRITGDRRQGSFRGAGYEKVHVAIDDATRLAYVEVLADEQKATTVGFLARAVGWFSEQGITCRRILSDNGSAYRSGDWRKACRALDLKPIRIKPYTPQTNGKAERFIKTILAEWAYVIAYQTSEERNRWLPRYLGIYYGNRCHMALGGLTPQQSLQRLLIAE; encoded by the coding sequence ATGTCGACACCAAACAGCTTCAGGTTTGAGCGGGTCGGTCACCGGATTACCGGTGACCGTCGTCAAGGCTCTTTCCGAGGCGCCGGCTACGAGAAGGTGCACGTCGCCATCGACGACGCCACTCGCCTGGCGTATGTGGAGGTGCTGGCCGACGAGCAAAAGGCAACGACTGTTGGATTCCTGGCCCGTGCAGTCGGTTGGTTCTCGGAGCAGGGGATCACCTGCCGGAGGATCCTGTCGGATAACGGCTCCGCCTACCGCTCAGGGGATTGGCGAAAAGCCTGCCGGGCCTTGGATCTGAAACCTATCCGCATCAAGCCCTACACGCCGCAAACCAACGGCAAGGCCGAGCGGTTCATCAAAACGATCCTGGCAGAATGGGCCTACGTGATCGCCTACCAGACATCAGAGGAACGCAACCGCTGGCTACCTCGCTATCTGGGGATCTATTACGGCAACAGGTGCCACATGGCTCTCGGTGGCCTCACGCCTCAGCAGTCCCTACAGCGACTGCTGATCGCTGAATGA
- a CDS encoding tetratricopeptide repeat protein, which yields MVLLAALQLLAAPQLLAAPQLRSDSSQPSLPASVQAWIEQASEFQSRGAYAEAADLWQQVVALMERERGAEDPNTLSALNNVAALKVQAGAYTEAEPLYLRVLKVRERLLGPDHPSLSITLNNLAELFYTQGLYAKAEPLFQRALSIRKKTVGPGHPDTAAALNNLAALFDGQGLYAKAEPLYRRALAIREKALGPNHPATATSLNNLAALFDAQGLYAQAEPLYRRALAIQEPVLGHNHPLTASTLNNLALLLANRGLQEQAEPLYRRALAIREQVLGPTHPETAVTLSNLALLLQERGLYADAQALFERSVASNEKTLGPDHPNTATSLNNLALLFDTKGLFSRAEPLYQRVLAIRERSLGPQHPETANALNNLAALARSRGDFPRAETGYGRALAIRVKALGESHPDTALSLLNLSELLVELGRTAEAELLARRALAIWEQVLGPHHPNTATALNVLAVLIERRGDATKAEPLMRRALAIREKALGPDHPDTALSLNNLALLLAERGASNEAEPLLERALAIQQQRLGPNHPDTARALINLAVLQANRGAEASAVGLLHQGISGQTLFLQRELPLLPEAQRQNQIRSFGRAWEAAYSYAGSSDAGTDLALFTRLNRHGLLQDIERRQAVLARAPGPQQTLSQQIAVLTGRLATVGLSPTRRQALQEQRQQLEQQLYRQLPALAPQLVNAAQVARALPADGVLIEFQRLSPYDGRRKPEQRWGESRYLGLVLQPTGAVTGTDLGPANAIETLIRQALSVSEKGERPADPLWQQVSEKVLGPLLPQLASRPRWFLSPDAELNRIPYAALPDPRRPQQRLVQTVQLRLLTSGRDLLPADPPSSGQRPLVVAAPDFGGVRPWSALPASALEGHQVADQLKGTLIEGTAATATALKQVLGPRVLHVASHGFFLPSGRGDPLLDSGLVLAGANHRGLPNQVRPRTPVVAEGTAVGQSDPSAGDDDGYLTAKEAAQLQLDGTQLVVLSACDTGTGKIESGEGVYGLQRALIVAGARSTLLSLWKVDDAATAQFMRRFYDLLKAGKGRMEALVQVQEEFRTNPPVRDWRDHKFWAAWQLSGDDAALPGL from the coding sequence TTGGTCCTCCTGGCGGCGCTCCAGCTGCTGGCGGCTCCCCAACTGCTGGCGGCTCCCCAGCTGCGATCCGATTCGAGCCAACCGTCCCTGCCGGCCTCGGTGCAGGCCTGGATCGAACAGGCCAGTGAGTTCCAGAGCCGTGGGGCCTATGCCGAGGCCGCCGATCTGTGGCAGCAGGTGGTAGCCCTGATGGAACGGGAGCGTGGGGCGGAGGACCCGAACACCCTGTCGGCGCTCAACAACGTGGCGGCCCTGAAGGTGCAGGCCGGCGCTTACACCGAAGCCGAACCCCTCTACCTGCGAGTCCTGAAGGTGCGGGAGCGGCTCTTGGGGCCCGATCACCCCAGCCTCTCAATCACCCTCAACAACCTGGCGGAACTCTTCTATACCCAGGGGCTCTATGCCAAGGCCGAGCCCCTGTTCCAGCGCGCCCTGTCGATTCGAAAGAAGACCGTCGGCCCGGGCCACCCCGACACAGCCGCGGCCCTCAACAATTTGGCCGCCCTGTTTGACGGCCAGGGGCTCTATGCCAAGGCCGAACCCCTTTACCGCCGGGCCCTGGCGATCCGGGAGAAGGCCCTCGGCCCTAACCATCCCGCCACTGCCACTTCCCTCAACAACCTGGCCGCCCTCTTCGATGCCCAGGGGCTCTACGCCCAAGCTGAGCCCCTTTACCGCAGGGCTCTGGCGATTCAGGAGCCGGTCCTCGGCCACAACCATCCTCTCACCGCCAGCACCCTCAACAACCTGGCCCTGCTGCTCGCAAACAGGGGCCTCCAGGAGCAGGCCGAACCCCTCTACCGCCGCGCTCTGGCGATCCGTGAGCAGGTGCTGGGGCCCACCCACCCTGAAACGGCCGTCACCCTCAGCAACCTGGCCCTGCTGCTGCAGGAGAGGGGGCTCTACGCCGACGCCCAGGCCCTCTTCGAGCGCTCTGTTGCCAGCAACGAGAAGACCCTCGGCCCTGACCACCCCAACACCGCCACTTCGCTCAACAACTTGGCCCTGCTGTTCGACACCAAGGGCCTCTTCTCCCGGGCGGAGCCCCTTTACCAACGGGTACTGGCGATCCGGGAGCGCAGCCTGGGTCCCCAGCACCCCGAAACCGCCAACGCCCTCAACAACCTGGCCGCCCTCGCCCGCAGCCGCGGCGACTTCCCCCGGGCAGAGACGGGTTACGGGCGCGCTCTGGCGATCCGAGTAAAGGCCCTTGGAGAGTCCCACCCCGACACGGCTCTCTCCCTCCTCAACCTCAGCGAACTGTTGGTCGAGCTGGGGCGTACCGCCGAGGCCGAACTACTCGCCCGCCGGGCCCTCGCCATCTGGGAGCAGGTTCTCGGCCCACACCATCCCAACACTGCGACGGCCCTCAACGTCCTTGCCGTGCTGATCGAGCGCCGCGGAGACGCGACCAAGGCGGAACCCCTGATGCGGCGGGCCCTGGCGATTCGGGAGAAGGCCCTGGGCCCCGATCACCCCGACACAGCCCTCTCGCTCAACAACCTGGCCCTGCTTCTTGCCGAGCGGGGCGCCAGTAACGAGGCCGAGCCGCTGCTGGAGAGGGCTCTGGCGATCCAACAGCAGCGTCTGGGTCCGAACCACCCCGATACGGCCCGCGCCCTGATCAACCTGGCGGTGCTCCAGGCCAACCGCGGAGCGGAGGCGAGCGCGGTTGGCCTGCTGCACCAGGGCATCAGCGGCCAGACCCTCTTCCTTCAGCGCGAACTCCCCCTCCTCCCAGAAGCCCAGAGGCAGAACCAGATCCGGTCCTTCGGCAGAGCATGGGAAGCCGCCTACTCCTACGCCGGCAGCTCCGACGCCGGCACCGACCTCGCCCTCTTCACCCGGCTCAATCGTCACGGTCTGCTCCAGGACATCGAACGCCGCCAGGCCGTCCTCGCCCGCGCACCGGGGCCCCAGCAGACCCTCAGTCAGCAGATCGCCGTTCTCACAGGCCGCCTGGCCACCGTCGGGCTGTCCCCCACCAGGCGCCAGGCGCTCCAGGAGCAGCGCCAGCAGCTAGAGCAGCAGCTCTACCGCCAACTGCCTGCTCTCGCGCCCCAGCTCGTCAACGCTGCCCAGGTCGCCCGGGCTCTGCCCGCCGATGGCGTCCTGATCGAGTTCCAGCGTTTGAGCCCCTACGACGGCCGCCGAAAACCCGAGCAGCGCTGGGGCGAGTCCAGATACCTGGGCCTGGTGCTCCAACCGACGGGTGCTGTCACGGGCACTGACCTGGGCCCTGCCAATGCCATTGAGACGCTGATCCGCCAGGCCCTGTCGGTCAGCGAGAAGGGTGAGCGCCCCGCCGATCCCCTCTGGCAGCAGGTGAGCGAGAAGGTGCTGGGCCCGTTGCTGCCCCAGCTTGCCAGTCGCCCCCGCTGGTTCCTTTCCCCCGATGCTGAGCTCAACCGCATTCCCTACGCCGCCCTGCCCGACCCGCGGCGGCCCCAGCAGCGTCTCGTGCAAACGGTGCAACTGCGTCTGCTCACCAGCGGACGTGATCTGCTCCCCGCTGATCCGCCCTCCAGCGGCCAGCGCCCCCTTGTGGTGGCCGCCCCCGATTTCGGTGGCGTCAGGCCCTGGTCGGCCCTGCCCGCCTCCGCCCTGGAGGGCCATCAGGTGGCCGATCAGCTCAAGGGGACCCTGATCGAGGGAACAGCAGCCACCGCCACGGCCCTGAAACAGGTGCTGGGGCCGCGGGTGCTGCATGTGGCTAGCCATGGCTTCTTCTTGCCCTCCGGCCGGGGAGATCCCCTACTTGACTCCGGCCTGGTGCTGGCGGGCGCCAACCACCGCGGTCTTCCCAACCAGGTGCGTCCCCGAACTCCAGTAGTTGCTGAAGGAACCGCGGTCGGCCAGAGCGACCCCAGCGCCGGCGACGACGACGGCTATCTCACCGCCAAGGAGGCCGCCCAATTGCAACTGGATGGCACCCAGCTCGTTGTGCTCTCAGCCTGCGACACCGGTACAGGGAAGATCGAGAGCGGCGAGGGGGTCTACGGACTCCAGCGCGCCCTCATTGTGGCCGGAGCCCGCTCCACACTCCTCTCGCTCTGGAAAGTTGACGACGCTGCCACTGCACAGTTCATGCGCCGTTTCTACGACCTGCTCAAGGCCGGCAAGGGTCGCATGGAGGCACTCGTTCAGGTCCAGGAGGAGTTCCGCACCAATCCTCCTGTGCGCGACTGGCGGGACCACAAGTTCTGGGCCGCCTGGCAGCTAAGCGGTGACGATGCTGCGTTGCCAGGACTCTGA
- a CDS encoding leucine zipper domain-containing protein has translation MHTHPNARLTPIGRERLIRQHLDEDRNLAQLAADHGISERTARKWLARFRSGGLAALADRRSVRRTQRRTLDPQQLQQAVDLRHQCCTLRRIARALKAPLSTVGRVMNAWGWDGSEIFNPRFQFAATSGTGRAT, from the coding sequence ATGCATACACACCCCAATGCCCGCCTGACACCGATTGGTCGGGAACGCCTGATCCGGCAGCATCTTGATGAGGACAGGAACCTTGCTCAGCTGGCCGCAGACCACGGGATCAGTGAGCGCACCGCCCGCAAGTGGCTGGCACGATTCCGTTCAGGCGGTTTGGCGGCACTGGCTGATCGTCGCAGCGTTCGCCGCACCCAGCGGCGGACGCTCGATCCGCAGCAACTGCAGCAGGCTGTAGATCTACGGCACCAGTGCTGCACTCTCCGGCGCATCGCCAGGGCCCTCAAGGCGCCCCTCTCGACCGTCGGACGTGTGATGAATGCCTGGGGCTGGGACGGCTCAGAAATCTTCAACCCAAGGTTCCAGTTCGCCGCCACCAGTGGGACCGGCCGGGCGACATGA